A portion of the Sulfuriferula sp. AH1 genome contains these proteins:
- the mpl gene encoding UDP-N-acetylmuramate:L-alanyl-gamma-D-glutamyl-meso-diaminopimelate ligase, whose product MHLHILGICGTFMGGIAAIARAAGHKVTGCDANVYPPMSDQLRELGIDLIEGFDPEQLELKPDVFVIGNVVTRGNPLMEAILDRGLPYISGPQWLAENVLRDKWVLAVAGTHGKTTTTSMLAWILEDAGLHPGFLVGGIPQNFGISARLTELPFFVIEADEYDTAFFDKRSKFVHYRPRTVILNNLEFDHADIFPDLAAIETQFHHLVRTVPGAGLVIANGNEDSLRRVIARGCWTPVEWLGGSDGWTAQGGESEFSVYFDGVKQGEVAWSLMGAHNVHNALAAIAAARHAGVSAAVACEALGRFENVKRRMEVRGVVNDITVYDDFAHHPTAIATTLGGLRRKVGSARILAVLEPRSNTMKQGAMKNALPASLRDADAVFCYAANLGWDAHAVFAEMGARAQVHEDLDKLVAAIVAAARSGDQILVMSNGGFGGIHEKLLHALTAAE is encoded by the coding sequence ATGCATTTACATATTTTGGGCATTTGCGGGACTTTCATGGGCGGGATTGCGGCGATAGCGCGGGCCGCCGGACACAAGGTGACAGGCTGCGATGCCAATGTCTATCCGCCGATGTCCGACCAGTTGCGCGAGCTGGGCATAGACCTGATCGAAGGTTTCGACCCCGAACAGCTCGAATTGAAGCCGGATGTATTCGTCATCGGCAACGTGGTGACACGCGGCAACCCGCTGATGGAAGCGATCCTCGATCGCGGCCTGCCTTACATCTCTGGCCCGCAGTGGCTGGCGGAAAACGTGCTGCGTGACAAATGGGTGCTGGCGGTTGCCGGCACGCACGGCAAGACCACGACGACGTCGATGCTGGCATGGATACTCGAGGACGCGGGCCTGCATCCGGGCTTTCTGGTCGGCGGCATCCCGCAAAATTTCGGCATTTCCGCGCGTCTGACCGAGCTGCCGTTCTTCGTGATCGAGGCCGACGAATACGATACGGCATTCTTCGACAAGCGTTCCAAGTTCGTGCATTACCGCCCGCGTACGGTGATCCTGAACAATCTGGAGTTCGACCACGCGGATATTTTCCCCGATCTGGCCGCCATTGAAACCCAGTTCCACCATCTGGTGCGCACCGTGCCCGGCGCAGGGCTGGTGATCGCCAACGGCAACGAAGACAGCTTGCGCCGGGTGATCGCGCGCGGCTGCTGGACGCCGGTGGAATGGCTGGGGGGCAGCGATGGCTGGACTGCGCAAGGCGGCGAATCCGAGTTCAGCGTGTATTTTGACGGTGTGAAACAGGGCGAAGTGGCATGGTCGCTGATGGGCGCGCATAACGTGCACAACGCGCTGGCGGCGATTGCGGCGGCACGCCATGCCGGGGTTTCGGCCGCGGTCGCCTGCGAGGCGCTGGGGCGGTTTGAAAACGTCAAGCGCCGCATGGAAGTGCGCGGTGTGGTAAATGACATCACCGTGTATGACGATTTCGCCCATCATCCCACTGCGATTGCGACCACGTTAGGCGGTTTGCGGCGCAAGGTGGGCTCGGCGCGGATACTGGCCGTGCTGGAACCGCGTTCCAATACCATGAAGCAGGGCGCGATGAAAAACGCGCTGCCCGCCAGTTTGCGCGACGCCGATGCAGTGTTCTGTTATGCGGCCAATCTGGGCTGGGATGCGCATGCCGTATTCGCCGAAATGGGCGCCAGGGCACAAGTCCACGAAGATCTGGATAAGCTGGTCGCCGCCATTGTCGCTGCTGCCCGTTCCGGCGATCAGATACTGGTGATGAGCAATGGCGGCTTCGGCGGTATTCACGAGAAGCTGCTGCACGCATTAACTGCAGCAGAATAA
- a CDS encoding alanine--glyoxylate aminotransferase family protein, with amino-acid sequence MQKPTFTSFMPPHRTLMGPGPSDVPQRILDAMARPTIGHLDTAFVDMMEEMKVLLRYAFQTENALTMPVSAPGSAGMEMCFVNLVEPGEKVIVCKNGVFGGRMLENVKRCGGIPVLVEDAWGAPVSVDKVAAAFAQHPDAKVLAFVHAETSTGARSDAQALAALAHQHGALVIVDAVTSLAGIPLLVDEWELDAVYSGSQKCLSCTPGLSPVTFNERAIAKLKSRSTPVQSWFLDLNLVLGYWGSAGKRTYHHTAPVNTLYGLHEALILLTEEGLENSWARHARNHEMLRDGLEALGLMFVVDKEYRLPQLNTVTIPEGVDDAAVRARLLNEFDLEIGAGLGDLAGKVWRIGLMGHSSRAENIDYCLSALHKSLTA; translated from the coding sequence ATGCAAAAGCCGACTTTCACTTCTTTCATGCCGCCGCATCGCACTTTAATGGGCCCCGGGCCTTCCGATGTGCCGCAACGAATTCTGGACGCGATGGCGCGTCCTACCATCGGTCACCTCGACACTGCCTTCGTCGACATGATGGAAGAAATGAAAGTATTGCTGCGTTATGCATTCCAGACCGAGAACGCGCTGACGATGCCGGTTTCCGCTCCGGGTTCTGCGGGCATGGAAATGTGTTTTGTGAATCTGGTCGAACCCGGCGAGAAAGTCATCGTCTGCAAAAATGGCGTATTCGGCGGCCGCATGCTGGAAAACGTCAAGCGTTGCGGCGGCATTCCTGTGCTGGTGGAAGATGCCTGGGGCGCGCCGGTGAGTGTGGACAAGGTCGCCGCGGCGTTTGCTCAGCATCCTGATGCCAAGGTGCTGGCTTTCGTCCATGCGGAAACGTCGACCGGTGCCCGTTCTGATGCGCAGGCATTGGCTGCGCTGGCGCATCAGCACGGCGCGCTGGTGATCGTCGATGCGGTTACTTCGCTGGCAGGCATCCCGCTACTGGTTGACGAGTGGGAACTCGATGCAGTGTATTCCGGCAGCCAGAAATGCCTGTCCTGCACGCCGGGGCTATCGCCGGTAACGTTCAACGAACGCGCGATCGCCAAACTGAAATCGCGCAGCACACCGGTGCAAAGCTGGTTCCTGGATCTGAATCTGGTGCTGGGCTACTGGGGCAGCGCCGGCAAGCGTACCTATCACCATACTGCGCCGGTGAATACCCTGTATGGCTTGCACGAAGCGCTGATCCTGCTGACCGAGGAGGGGCTGGAAAATAGCTGGGCGCGCCATGCCCGCAATCACGAAATGTTGCGCGACGGGCTGGAAGCGCTGGGCCTGATGTTCGTGGTGGACAAGGAATACCGCCTGCCGCAGCTGAATACCGTCACCATTCCTGAAGGCGTGGACGATGCAGCGGTGCGTGCCCGTCTGCTCAACGAGTTCGATCTGGAAATCGGCGCCGGCCTCGGCGACCTCGCCGGCAAGGTTTGGCGTATCGGTCTGATGGGGCATTCCAGCCGCGCCGAGAATATCGATTATTGCCTGTCGGCATTGCATAAGTCGCTGACTGCGTAA
- the gluQRS gene encoding tRNA glutamyl-Q(34) synthetase GluQRS has protein sequence MTTQSPYIGRFAPSPTGALHAGSLLAALGSYLQARSRHGQWHVRIEDLDTPRCPPGTADDILRDLERCGFEWDGPIVYQSRRLPAYQNAIERLQQTGKIYPCACSRREITDSSINGIDGPVYPGTCRPGLAQGRIPRALRISTHDDLICFNDLIQGQTCQRLQSEIGDFVLRRADGLFAYQLAVVVDDAELGVSEIVRGADLLSSTPRQIYLQQLLKLPTPGYAHLPVLVNAQGQKLSKQTLAPALTTAEPLAALRHAMHTLSHPPPAEIDTLEAFWQWAPAAWHMANVPSQRTIAAV, from the coding sequence CTTGCGGCGCTCGGCAGCTATCTGCAGGCGCGCAGCCGGCACGGACAGTGGCATGTACGCATCGAGGATCTGGATACGCCGCGCTGCCCGCCCGGTACCGCCGACGACATCCTGCGCGATCTGGAACGCTGCGGCTTTGAATGGGATGGCCCGATCGTATATCAATCCCGGCGACTGCCGGCTTATCAGAATGCGATTGAACGCTTGCAGCAGACGGGTAAAATCTATCCCTGCGCCTGCAGCCGCCGCGAAATCACCGATTCCAGCATCAACGGCATAGATGGGCCGGTCTACCCCGGCACCTGCCGTCCGGGTTTGGCCCAAGGGCGGATACCGCGCGCCCTGAGAATCAGCACCCACGATGACTTGATATGCTTCAACGACCTGATACAGGGGCAGACATGCCAACGCCTGCAATCGGAGATCGGCGATTTCGTGTTACGCCGCGCGGACGGCCTGTTTGCGTATCAGCTCGCCGTGGTCGTCGACGATGCCGAACTCGGCGTCAGCGAAATCGTGCGCGGCGCCGATCTGCTCAGCTCCACACCGCGCCAAATCTATCTACAGCAATTGCTCAAGCTGCCCACACCAGGCTATGCGCATCTGCCGGTACTGGTTAACGCTCAAGGGCAAAAACTCTCCAAGCAGACGCTGGCGCCGGCGTTGACGACCGCCGAGCCGCTTGCCGCGCTGCGCCATGCCATGCACACACTCAGTCATCCGCCGCCTGCGGAGATCGATACACTGGAGGCCTTCTGGCAATGGGCTCCCGCAGCCTGGCACATGGCGAATGTGCCGAGTCAGCGTACAATTGCAGCAGTTTAA